Below is a genomic region from Gemmatimonadota bacterium.
GATCGTACATCTCGCTATACGGTCTGCAAGCCACAAACGGATGGTGCGGATCGGGAAAAGAACACCACGCAAAAAAACTTTCACCCACGCCCAAACCATCTATAAAAGCCATCGTGCGATCTGTAATCCAGTGATTGTAATGCAACTCGGCCGGAATTTGATCAATCTTCCAGGTCTGATAGCCGAAATTCTGATACGCCGAAAGCTGAGCATAGGGAACACATGTTGAAGGACCGTCTTCCGGATGCTCCTTCTGCGCAACATCCGGATATTCTCTTTCCAACCAATTTCGATAATCGCCACAAACGTAATTCACATGTCCACCCACATAATCCGTCTCCCCAAAACCGTAATACCCCTCGGGCAAATGGGTCACCTCACCGCTATACCACCGATATCGGTTCTCCCAAGAATCACCGCCCGAAAAAGGCTGTAAATGCAACTTACCCGCCGCATGCGTGCGGTACCCCGCTTCGGACAACGCCCCCGTCACAGTCGGCATATCTTCAGACAGGCTCATGCCATTTTGTATCAACCCGTGTTGCGAAGGCGTCAACCCGGTAATCAAAGAAGCCCGCGACGGCTGGCATACGGGATGCGAGCAATAATTGCGGCGAAACAAAACCCCATCCTGTGCCAGGCGATCCAGATTGGGCGTCTGTACATCCGGATGCCCGGTACAACCCATGCAATAAGCCTGCATCTGATCCACACAGAAAATCAAAAAATTCGGTCGCATATTATCGCTCCGTGTTTATATTCATGCCCGCGCGCATACCAATATACCACCAATACAAAAATTTCGCGGTACTATATTAACCCCTACCCATATCCCTCAAAAGGAGCACGCAATGCGACACTTAGTCACCATATTTTTCGCCATCATCTCCCTCGCTCCAACCCATGCAGAAGTAAACCCCTGGGATGACGCATTCAAAAAACAATGGTACGCGGGACTCGCGGAAATCACCCGCTATGAACTCAAACAGGCGCAATATCGCGACACATACGATGGCGACGCCGTCCTCATCTTCGTAACCGAAGACTTTCTCACAGACGAACACGTCAAACGCGAACGCGGCGACGGGCCGAGCACCTCCGTACTCAAACTCAACGCCATGCGCCAATTTACAACGGGCCTCTATCCCTACTCCCTCATGACCTCTGTATTCACACCCGTAGCCCCCGATCAAACGCACACACTCAAAATCACCAGCACAGCCCAGGAATGGTGCGGCCACACCTTTGCCCAGATAAACCATCGCAACGGCGAATACAAAGCCACACTGCGATCTTATTTTCAAAGCGATGGCGACCACGACCTCACATTGCCTGGCGCCATCCTCGAAGACGAAATCTGGACGCGCATCCGACTGGCACCCGAGCGCTTGCCCACAGGTGAAATCCAGATCATCCCTGGCATGCTATTCCAGCGCCTGACACACACCCTCCCCGATGTCCAGACCGCCAATGCAGAACTCGTCACAAACGACACAACCCAGATCTATACCCTCGCGTACACCTCCATTGGCCGCAAACTCGCCATAACCTTTGAAAAAAACTATCCCCACGCCATCCTCGGCTGGGAAGAATCCACGCAACGCCGAGGCCGCTGGACCACGACCACAGCGCGCAAAACGCATGCTACAATGATCGATTACTGGAATAAAAACAAAATTGAAGACATCGTCTATCGCGCACAATTGGGCCTGAAATAAACCGCTGCGTGAAAAACAATGATTTTTCGCCCTTTGCCGTTTGCACAACCCGAACCGTTTATATATCTTTACTTCCCGTCATTGGTCTAAAGCGCGAACACCCTGTAAAACAGAGGTTGAAATGACCACCAAAAAAATAAAATTCATCGCGGGATTTGCCGTCATTATCGCCAGCTTGCTCACCATGATCGTGTACAGCTCTGAAAAAATGTCGCTGTATTACCTCACCGTCTCCGAACTGGAAGCGCGCGAAACCGAATTTGCCAACACCCGCTTCAAACTCGCCGGCAAAGTCATCCCCGGCTCCATCATCTCCCGCGACGGCAACCGCACCGTCGAATTTGAAATCTCTGACCTCATCAACCAGGACCCCTCTGCCAGCAAACGCACCATCCGCTACAGCGGCGTCGTACCCGACACCTTCCGCGAAGAAGCCGATGTCGTACTCGAAGGCAAAATCGGACCCAACGGCATCTTCATAGCCGACGACATGCTCGCCAAATGCCCTTCCAAATACGAAAGCCAGAGCTACGAAGAAATCAAAGCGTCGTATGAATAAACAAGACCCTAACACATCATCCGAGGTGATACAATGACGAACCTTGAAAAATGTCTCAAATGTGAATCTACTCAGGTAATGAACGATGTCCAGGTTATAGACCTGGAAAGCTATGCGGAGAATCTGGCA
It encodes:
- a CDS encoding septum formation inhibitor Maf, which gives rise to MRHLVTIFFAIISLAPTHAEVNPWDDAFKKQWYAGLAEITRYELKQAQYRDTYDGDAVLIFVTEDFLTDEHVKRERGDGPSTSVLKLNAMRQFTTGLYPYSLMTSVFTPVAPDQTHTLKITSTAQEWCGHTFAQINHRNGEYKATLRSYFQSDGDHDLTLPGAILEDEIWTRIRLAPERLPTGEIQIIPGMLFQRLTHTLPDVQTANAELVTNDTTQIYTLAYTSIGRKLAITFEKNYPHAILGWEESTQRRGRWTTTTARKTHATMIDYWNKNKIEDIVYRAQLGLK
- a CDS encoding cytochrome c maturation protein CcmE, translated to MTTKKIKFIAGFAVIIASLLTMIVYSSEKMSLYYLTVSELEARETEFANTRFKLAGKVIPGSIISRDGNRTVEFEISDLINQDPSASKRTIRYSGVVPDTFREEADVVLEGKIGPNGIFIADDMLAKCPSKYESQSYEEIKASYE